GGCGCGGAGTGATAGAGCGGACCCGGCAGCAGCGCGCGGGCACCTGGCTTCAGCCCGTAGATCATCGCGCGCATGCGCTCGCCGGCCGCCTGTTGATCCGGCGTCGGCGCATTGCGGCGGACGCCCTTGGGATGGCCTGTCGTCCCCGAGGTATAGATCATGTTCATGGGCTGCGGCACGACGGGGCCGTCATAGGGTTGGTGCTGCGCGAGCCAGGATTCGAAATCGATCGCAAAGTCCGGTGTCGCGAGCTGATCGGGATCGATCTTGTAGTTGGAGCGGATCTCCGGGGGCGGCGGCACGCTGAGCACGGTGACGCCTTTGGGAATTGCATCGCGCAAGGCATGCAGCATGTCGGCATGTCCGATCAGAACGGACGTGCCGGTATCGTTCAGGATGTAGTTGATCTCCTCCGGCTTGAAGTGCCAGTTGATCGGCACGCCATAGGCACCGAGCCGCATCGCGGCGTAGGCAGCCTCCAGGAACGCGATGTCGTTGCGCATCAGCATGCAGACACAATCGCCTGGCTTGACGCCGAGCTTGGCGAGGCCAGAGGCGATGCGGTCGGCACGGTCAGCGATCTCAGTGTGGGTACGGCGACGCTCGCCGGAGACGATGCCGAGGAAGTGGGACGTTTCGCTCATTGTTGTTTTTCTTTGTTGTTCAGTGACGATGCCAATTGGTCGTCCATCACCGGGCTTGTCCCGGTGATCCACGTTCTTGTTTATCGCTCTGGCAAGAACGTGGATGGCCGGGACAAGCCCGGTCATGACGGAGATTGTTAGTCCACATACTTCGCGGCGCGCTTCTCCAGGTTCGAACGCACCGCCTCAGTCTGGTTCGCACTGCCGATCAGCTTCTGCTGTTCGACGGATTCGGCGAGCAGCGCCGGGCCCGGGTCGACCGAGAGATTGTTGAGGAGGCGCTTTGCCGCACGGATCGCATCGGGGCTCTTGCCGGCGATCTCGCGTGCGACTTCCAGGGCGCTCGCGCGCGGGTCGTCGCAGATGCGCGTGGCGAGGCCGTAAGTCATCGCCTCCTGCGCGGAGAAGATGCGGCCGGTGTAGGTGAGATCGCGCAAGATATCATCGCGCACCAGCGAGGCCAGGATCGGCGTACCCGCCATATCAGGCACGAGGCCCCATTTGATCTCCATCACCGACATGCGCGCGTCGGCCGAGAGGAAGCGCATGTCGGCGCCGAGCGAGAGCTGGAAACCGCCGCCGAAGGCAACGCCGTGCACGGCGGCAATCACGGGAACCGGGAGCTGACGCCAGCCCCACACCGCGGCTTGCGGAAAGTTCGCCTGGCCGTGGGTGCGTTTGGCGAGATCGCGATTTTCGCCACCCGGAATTCCGTTACCGCCCTTTTCCTTCATGGCCGCAAAACGCCCCATGTCGAGACCGGCGCAGAAGGCGCGGCCCTCGCCGGACAAGACCACGGCGCGCACGCTCTTGTCCTTCGAAAGCCGGTCGGTCGCCGCGACAAGCGCCTCGAACATGGCCTGATCCAGCGCATTCATCTTGTCCGCGCGCATCAGACGCACGTCGGCGACGCCTTCCGAGATCGAGATCGAGACGCGCTCTTCCATGGATCAATTCTCCCCTGTTCTTGTTCGGTGCCGCTTTACAGGAAGCTGACGGCCAGATTTAGTCAATCGACCAATTAACTGACAATCCGTACGGGAGAAACAGCCATGTTCAAGGAAAATCTTCTGGCCGGACGGCGCATTCTCGTGACCGGCGGCGGCACTGGGCTCGGCAAGTCGATGGCGGCGCGCTTCCTCCAGCTCGGCGCCGAGGTGCACATCTGCGGCCGGCGCAAGATCGTGTGCGACGAGACCGCAACCGAGCTGATGGACCAGTACGGCGGCCGCGTCACCAGCCACGGTGTCGACATCCGCAACACGCTCGCGGTCGAGGAGATGATCGAGAGCATCTTTCGCGATGGTCCTCTCACCGACCTCATCAACAACGCCGCCGGCAATTTCATCTCGCGCAGCGAGGAGCTCTCGCCGCGCGGATTCGATGCCGTCGCCAACATCGTCATGCACGGCACGTTCTACGTAACCCACGCGGTCGGCAAGCGCTGGATCGCCTTGAAGCAACCGGGCAACGTCGTGTCGATCACCGTGACCTGGGTGCGCAACGGCTCGCCCTATGTGGTGCCGTCGGCGATGAGCAAGTCGGCGATCCACGCCATGACGATGTCGCTCGCGACCGAATGGGGCCGCTACGGCATCCGCCTCAACACGATCGCGCCGGGCGAAATCCCGACCGAGGGCATGAGCAAGCGCATCAAGCCCGGCGACGAGGCCGGCGCGCGCACCAAGGCGATGAACCCGATGGGCCGCGTCGGCACCATGGAGGAGTTGCAGAACCTCGCGACGTTCCTGATCTCCGGCGGCTGCGACTGGATCAATGGCGAAACCATCGCCATGGACGGCGCCCAGGCGCTCGCGATGGGCGGCAATTTCTACCAGCTCCGCGACTGGAGCGACGACGACTGGAAAGCCGCGCGCGAGAGCATCATGGCGCAGAACGAGAAGGATCGGGCGAAGCGGGGGTAAGTCTCTCCGTAGTCGTCCTGGCGAAAGCCAGGACCCATTGCCACCGAATCCAGTTTTGACGAAGATTCGCCAAAATCAGTCTTTCGCCAAATTGCGTTTGATGGTTATGGGTCCTGGATCGGCGCTCCGCTTCGCTGCGCTTGTCCAGGACGACGAGATTCTCAATCGTCGTCCCGGCGAAGGCCGGGACCCATAACCACGAAACTCGATTTGGAAGACCGGTCATGACCGGTCTTCGCAAAATTGCGTCTTGTGGCTATGGGTCCTGGCCTTCGCCAGGACGACGGCGGGGCCCCTATCTTGTCTTCACCCGCGATTGACTTCACACTCCCTGGCATAAAAACAAGACGCGACGGGAGAGACATGTCCACCACACAGCCACTGACTGATCTCGCCGACATGGTGCGCGAGCGCGCGAAAAGCCGCGGCAATGCCATTGCCTACGAGTTCGAGGGCCGCCTCACCAGCTTTGCCGAATTCGACGTACAGACCAACAAGGTCGCTAATGCTCTGATCGCCATGGGCGTGAAGAAGGGCGACCGCATCGCCTATCTCGGCAAGAACAGTGACCTCTATTTCGAGCTCCTGATGGGGGCCATGAAAGCCGGTGTGGTGATGGCGCCGGTGAACTGGCGGCTGGCGGGGCCCGAGGTCGCCTTCATCGTCGAAGATTGCAGGGCCCCGGTGCTGTTCGTGGGACCGGAATTCATCACCCAGGTTCGCCAGATCGGGGATCAGTTGCCGGGCGTGCGCACCGTCGTCACCACCGAGGGCGGCGCACCCGAATGGCAGGATTTTGTAGCCTGGCGTGACGCGCAGAGGGGCGACGATCCGAAGCTGCCGATCGCTACAAGCGACATCGCGCTCCAGCTTTATACATCGGGCACGACAGGCAAGCCGAAGGGCGCAATGCTGTCGCATGCGAATTTCCTGAACCTCGTGCAAACAGGCAATGCCGAGGACAAGCCGGAGTGGAACCGGTGGTCGACCGACGACGTGTCGCTGGTCGCCATGCCGGTCTTCCACATCGGCGGTTCGGGCTGGGGCGTGATGGGGCTCTACCACGGCGCCCGCGGCGTCATCGCGCGCGAGTTCGATCCGACCAAGGTGCTCGACTTCTTCGAGCAGTCGGGCATCACAAAACTGTTCATGGTGCCGGCGGCGATGCAATTCGTGGTGCGGCAGCCGCGCGCGAAGACGGTGGATTTCTCGCGGCTCAAATACATGCTGTACGGCGCCTCGCCTATTCCGGCGGCGCTGCTGAAGGAGTGCATCGAAATCTTCAAATGCGGCTTCGTGCAGATGTATGGCATGACCGAGACCACAGGCACGATCGTCGCGCTGCCTCCGGAAGACCATGTCGAGGGGCTGGAGCGGATGCGTTCGGCCGGCAAGGCGCTGCCGGGCGTCGAGATCGCGATCCTGGACGTCGACGGCAAGCCGCTGCCGCCGCGTGAAGTCGGCGAGATCGCGACGCGGTCGGGCTCCAACATGGCGGGCTACTGGAATCTGCCGGAGGCGACTGCCGCGACGCTGCGCGGCGACGGCTGGCTGCGCACCGGCGATGCCGGCTACATGGACGAGGACGGCTATCTCTACATCCACGACCGCATCAAGGACATGATCATCTCCGGCGGCGAGAACATCTACCCCGCCGAGGTCGAGAGCGCGCTGTGCGATCACCCCGACGTCGCGGAGGCCGCCGTGATCGGCGTGCCCGACGACAAATGGGGCGAAGCGGTGAAGGCCGTCGTGGTCATGAAGCCGGGCAAGCAGGCGAGCGCCACCGACATCATCAACTTCACCCGCGAGCGCATCGCTGGGTTCAAGACGCCGAAGAGCGTGGAGTTTTTGCCGGCGCTGCCGAGGAATCCGTCAGGGAAGATATTGCGGCGGCAGCTGCGCGAGCCGTATTGGGCGGGGAAAGATCGCAGGGTGAATTGATCGTCGTTATGAGAAGCTGGGCAAAGATCAATGCAGCATCGCGGCGGCGACATTTCTGGATTGCTTCGCTTCGCTCGCAATGACGGTGTGGAGGCAGATGTGCGCCTCTCTCCTCCGTCATTGCGAGGAGCCCTTGCGACGAAGCAATCCAGACTGTCTCCGAGAAACAATTCTGGATTGCAATGACAATCAACGCTTCCCCGGCCCCATATAGCCGAACAGGAACCCCGCCACCTTGCGCATCTGGATCTCCTCGCTGCCTTCCGTGATGCGATACCTCCGGTGGTGGCGGTAGATGTGCTCGAATGGCTTGTGGCGTGAGTAGCCCATGCCGCCATGGACCTGCATGGCGCGGTCGGCGGATTCGCAGCAGAGGCGGTTTGCCCAGTAGTTGCACATGGAGACGCGGTCGGAGAGCGTGCGCTCGACCTGCTCCTCGGTGAGCTGGTCCATCTCCCAGGCAGTCTTGCGGATCAGAAGGCGCAGCATCTCCGCTTGCGTCGCGAGTTCGACCAGCGGGAACTGGATCGCCTGGTTCTCGGCCAGCGCCTTGCCGAACGGCTTTCGCTCGCGCGCGTACTTGACGCTCTCGTTGATGCAGTAGACGGCGGCACCGAGCGAGCTTGCGGCCTGGCGGATGCGGTTCTGGTGGACAAAACACTGCGCCAGCGACAGGCCGCGGCCAACCTCGCCGAACTGCGCATCCTCAGGCACGAACACGTCGGTGAAGCTGACACGCGGATGATCGGTCGGCATGTTGAAAGTCCACATGTACTCCTCGACCTTGACGCCGTGGCTCTTGGCCGGCACCAGGAAGCAGGTGATGCCGCGGGCATCGCCGTCGTTGCCGCTGGTGCGCGCGAACAGCGCGCAGTGGGTGGCGACGTGCATGCCCGTGGTCCACATCTTCTCACCGTTGATGACCCAGCCCTTGACGTTGTCGCGGGTCGCCGGCACCGCGCGCGTCTCCATGTGGGTGGCGTCGGAGCCGTGATGCGGCTCGGTCAGACCAAAGGTGATGCGGTACTTGCCCTTGATCGAGCCGTCGATCATCGCCTTCTGGTCGTCGCGGCCGTAGCGGTCGAGCATGGTGACAACGGGAAAATTGCCGACGATGGAGTGTTCGTTCTGAAGGTCGTTATGCAGCCCGAGACCCTTGGCGGCAAAATGCTCGCGGATCACCGCCATCCAGAGATTGGAGCCGTCCTTGCCGCCGTACTGCTTCGGCACCGGAAAGCGGAGGTGACCAGCGGCATCGGCGAGATCCTTCGCCTTGCGCAGCAAGGCCTCCCATTCGTGCCGCGGCAGGCCGCCATTCTCGAAATCGGTGCGCGCCCATTCGCGGCGATGATCGAAGAAGCGGATGTTGTCATCGGCCTCCTCCAGCGGCTTGATCTCGCGCGCAATGAAACGAT
This genomic stretch from Bradyrhizobium sp. CCGB12 harbors:
- a CDS encoding crotonase/enoyl-CoA hydratase family protein, whose product is MEERVSISISEGVADVRLMRADKMNALDQAMFEALVAATDRLSKDKSVRAVVLSGEGRAFCAGLDMGRFAAMKEKGGNGIPGGENRDLAKRTHGQANFPQAAVWGWRQLPVPVIAAVHGVAFGGGFQLSLGADMRFLSADARMSVMEIKWGLVPDMAGTPILASLVRDDILRDLTYTGRIFSAQEAMTYGLATRICDDPRASALEVAREIAGKSPDAIRAAKRLLNNLSVDPGPALLAESVEQQKLIGSANQTEAVRSNLEKRAAKYVD
- a CDS encoding SDR family oxidoreductase — protein: MFKENLLAGRRILVTGGGTGLGKSMAARFLQLGAEVHICGRRKIVCDETATELMDQYGGRVTSHGVDIRNTLAVEEMIESIFRDGPLTDLINNAAGNFISRSEELSPRGFDAVANIVMHGTFYVTHAVGKRWIALKQPGNVVSITVTWVRNGSPYVVPSAMSKSAIHAMTMSLATEWGRYGIRLNTIAPGEIPTEGMSKRIKPGDEAGARTKAMNPMGRVGTMEELQNLATFLISGGCDWINGETIAMDGAQALAMGGNFYQLRDWSDDDWKAARESIMAQNEKDRAKRG
- a CDS encoding acyl-CoA dehydrogenase family protein → MDFSLPADLVAYLAELDRFIAREIKPLEEADDNIRFFDHRREWARTDFENGGLPRHEWEALLRKAKDLADAAGHLRFPVPKQYGGKDGSNLWMAVIREHFAAKGLGLHNDLQNEHSIVGNFPVVTMLDRYGRDDQKAMIDGSIKGKYRITFGLTEPHHGSDATHMETRAVPATRDNVKGWVINGEKMWTTGMHVATHCALFARTSGNDGDARGITCFLVPAKSHGVKVEEYMWTFNMPTDHPRVSFTDVFVPEDAQFGEVGRGLSLAQCFVHQNRIRQAASSLGAAVYCINESVKYARERKPFGKALAENQAIQFPLVELATQAEMLRLLIRKTAWEMDQLTEEQVERTLSDRVSMCNYWANRLCCESADRAMQVHGGMGYSRHKPFEHIYRHHRRYRITEGSEEIQMRKVAGFLFGYMGPGKR
- a CDS encoding fatty acid--CoA ligase, whose product is MSTTQPLTDLADMVRERAKSRGNAIAYEFEGRLTSFAEFDVQTNKVANALIAMGVKKGDRIAYLGKNSDLYFELLMGAMKAGVVMAPVNWRLAGPEVAFIVEDCRAPVLFVGPEFITQVRQIGDQLPGVRTVVTTEGGAPEWQDFVAWRDAQRGDDPKLPIATSDIALQLYTSGTTGKPKGAMLSHANFLNLVQTGNAEDKPEWNRWSTDDVSLVAMPVFHIGGSGWGVMGLYHGARGVIAREFDPTKVLDFFEQSGITKLFMVPAAMQFVVRQPRAKTVDFSRLKYMLYGASPIPAALLKECIEIFKCGFVQMYGMTETTGTIVALPPEDHVEGLERMRSAGKALPGVEIAILDVDGKPLPPREVGEIATRSGSNMAGYWNLPEATAATLRGDGWLRTGDAGYMDEDGYLYIHDRIKDMIISGGENIYPAEVESALCDHPDVAEAAVIGVPDDKWGEAVKAVVVMKPGKQASATDIINFTRERIAGFKTPKSVEFLPALPRNPSGKILRRQLREPYWAGKDRRVN